The proteins below come from a single Aegilops tauschii subsp. strangulata cultivar AL8/78 chromosome 6, Aet v6.0, whole genome shotgun sequence genomic window:
- the LOC109787322 gene encoding uncharacterized protein, producing the protein MEPSDLNTHLPPRKRLLAGLRTAAAASPCDAAEPEPAPVPPLLLPDGLAARLRAMPPASTQQEIIQAAQRAADAAADAAAAARAAAVDKAAVAARARAAARAAMEFLDSLCIAGASRNGIQLLKPKSKKKHVQVKLLYRPPSSNGRAIEGAEEAVGGDVTPRPHRRRRESDEEVARKLHRVMNSSPRISFTGPKRPRGIADGFHSEGSGGDACNGSSTHTPTSVGVLLNGGSSVAKSGERTIHSSKTRAPDADGEEYPWNTAKSSRHIADNGDGIGNLSAGRKVKIKRKQLFLNHHSNGEQREEDKETEQSRGPPIGYCNELKSNGAEKRPSFADAMAAPGGGDDPAPTKITSVWKFKKFKQASASHCSSDSKMLCSSSSAAETSASVKAD; encoded by the coding sequence ATGGAGCCGTCGGATCTGAACACGCACCTGCCGCCGCGGAAGCGGCTGCTGGCGGGGCTCCGGACGGCGGCCGCGGCCTCCCCCTGCGACGCCGCCGAGCCCGAGCCCGCGCCCGTGCCGCCCCTGCTCCTCCCCGACGGCCTCGCCGCCCGCCTCCGCGCCATGCCGCCGGCCAGCACGCAGCAGGAGATCATCCAGGCCGCCCAGCGCGCGGCCGATGCTGCCGCCGATGCCGCGGCCGCCGCCCGGGCGGCTGCCGTCGACAAGGCGGCTGTGGCCGCCAGGGCTAGGGCTGCGGCCAGGGCTGCCATGGAGTTCCTCGACTCCCTCTGCATCGCTGGCGCGTCCAGAAATGGGATCCAGCTGCTCAAACCGAAATCCAAGAAGAAACATGTGCAGGTCAAGCTCCTGTACCGGCCGCCGTCGTCCAATGGCCGGGCGATCGAGGGCGCAGAGGAGGCTGTTGGTGGTGATGTCACTCCCAGGCCACATCGTAGGCGCAGGGAGAGCGACGAGGAGGTTGCTCGCAAGCTGCACCGTGTGATGAACAGCTCACCGCGGATTTCATTCACTGGACCCAAGAGACCCCGAGGTATCGCCGATGGGTTCCATAGCGAGGGGAGTGGGGGTGATGCTTGCAATGGCTCGTCGACGCACACGCCAACCTCAGTTGGCGTGTTACTTAACGGAGGAAGCTCTGTAGCGAAATCCGGTGAGAGAACCATTCACTCTTCCAAGACTAGGGCTCCGGACGCCGACGGTGAAGAGTATCCTTGGAACACTGCAAAGAGCAGCAGGCACATTGCTGACAATGGAGATGGAATTGGAAACCTAAGCGCTGGTCGGAaagtgaagatcaagaggaagcaGCTGTTTTTGAACCACCATTCTAACGGTGAACAGAGAGAAGAGGATAAAGAAACAGAGCAATCCAGAGGTCCTCCCATAGGATACTGCAATGAGCTGAAGTCCAATGGCGCAGAAAAGCGGCCTAGTTTCGCAGACGCAATGGCAGCACCTGGTGGCGGCGATGATCCCGCGCCGACCAAGATCACGTCCGTGTGGAAGTTCAAGAAGTTCAAACAGGCGTCGGCGTCGCACTGCTCCTCCGACAGCAAGATGTTGTGTTCCTCGAGTTCGGCGGCTGAAACCTCTGCTTCGGTGAAGGCTGATTGA